Proteins encoded in a region of the Solanum dulcamara chromosome 9, daSolDulc1.2, whole genome shotgun sequence genome:
- the LOC129902756 gene encoding protein THYLAKOID ASSEMBLY 8-like, chloroplastic isoform X3, translating into MDSLGIQFCEMGFVKQVQISSRQLNSFSNKNEKTVCGLRNGPRKPMWRSRVLSSEAIQAVQSVKLAKSSDKLEELLKNKLSRLLKADVLDALTELQRQNQLHLALKVFNFVRNEEWYTPDLSMFNSMIMMLGKHKFIEMAEQLFVHMIKEGLQPDSRTYTELIGAYFRVDLIEKAMAMYELMKISGFCPDKLTMSILIRNLEKAEEKELVVRVKKECANYIDYPEKFLKEIENTNKFYLVWN; encoded by the coding sequence ATGGATTCCCTTGGAATTCAATTTTGTGAAATGGGGTTTGTGAAACAAGTTCAAATTTCATCAAGACAACTCAAtagtttttcaaataaaaatgagaaaactgTGTGTGGTTTGAGAAATGGACCAAGAAAACCCATGTGGAGGTCAAGGGTTTTGTCCTCAGAGGCAATACAAGCTGTCCAGTCTGTGAAATTAGCAAAATCATCTGATAAATTAGAGGAGTTGTTGAAAAACAAACTTAGTAGGCTATTGAAGGCTGATGTATTAGACGCCTTGACTGAGTTGCAAAGGCAAAATCAACTTCACTTGGCTCTCAAGGTGTTCAACTTTGTCAGGAACGAGGAGTGGTACACACCAGATTTATCTATGTTCAATAGTATGATAATGATGCTGGGCAAACACAAATTCATTGAAATGGCCGAACAACTCTTTGTGCACATGATAAAAGAAGGCCTGCAACCAGATAGCAGAACCTATACAGAGCTGATTGGGGCGTACTTTAGAGTAGATCTCATAGAGAAGGCCATGGCAATGTATGAACTGATGAAGATATCAGGATTCTGCCCAGATAAGTTGactatgagtattttgattaggAACCTTGAAAAGGCTGAAGAGAAAGAGCTTGTTGTTAGAGTAAAGAAAGAATGCGCCAACTATATTGACTATCCAGAGAAATTtctaaaagaaattgaaaatacCAAT
- the LOC129902756 gene encoding protein THYLAKOID ASSEMBLY 8-like, chloroplastic isoform X1, with translation MDSLGIQFCEMGFVKQVQISSRQLNSFSNKNEKTVCGLRNGPRKPMWRSRVLSSEAIQAVQSVKLAKSSDKLEELLKNKLSRLLKADVLDALTELQRQNQLHLALKVFNFVRNEEWYTPDLSMFNSMIMMLGKHKFIEMAEQLFVHMIKEGLQPDSRTYTELIGAYFRVDLIEKAMAMYELMKISGFCPDKLTMSILIRNLEKAEEKELVVRVKKECANYIDYPEKFLKEIENTNDAKSKLQDNILELVGTCKNLV, from the coding sequence ATGGATTCCCTTGGAATTCAATTTTGTGAAATGGGGTTTGTGAAACAAGTTCAAATTTCATCAAGACAACTCAAtagtttttcaaataaaaatgagaaaactgTGTGTGGTTTGAGAAATGGACCAAGAAAACCCATGTGGAGGTCAAGGGTTTTGTCCTCAGAGGCAATACAAGCTGTCCAGTCTGTGAAATTAGCAAAATCATCTGATAAATTAGAGGAGTTGTTGAAAAACAAACTTAGTAGGCTATTGAAGGCTGATGTATTAGACGCCTTGACTGAGTTGCAAAGGCAAAATCAACTTCACTTGGCTCTCAAGGTGTTCAACTTTGTCAGGAACGAGGAGTGGTACACACCAGATTTATCTATGTTCAATAGTATGATAATGATGCTGGGCAAACACAAATTCATTGAAATGGCCGAACAACTCTTTGTGCACATGATAAAAGAAGGCCTGCAACCAGATAGCAGAACCTATACAGAGCTGATTGGGGCGTACTTTAGAGTAGATCTCATAGAGAAGGCCATGGCAATGTATGAACTGATGAAGATATCAGGATTCTGCCCAGATAAGTTGactatgagtattttgattaggAACCTTGAAAAGGCTGAAGAGAAAGAGCTTGTTGTTAGAGTAAAGAAAGAATGCGCCAACTATATTGACTATCCAGAGAAATTtctaaaagaaattgaaaatacCAAT
- the LOC129902756 gene encoding protein THYLAKOID ASSEMBLY 8-like, chloroplastic isoform X2: MDSLGIQFCEMGFVKQVQISSRQLNSFSNKNEKTVCGLRNGPRKPMWRSRVLSSEAIQAVQSVKLAKSSDKLEELLKNKLSRLLKADVLDALTELQRQNQLHLALKVFNFVRNEEWYTPDLSMFNSMIMMLGKHKFIEMAEQLFVHMIKEGLQPDSRTYTELIGAYFRVDLIEKAMAMYELMKISGFCPDKLTMSILIRNLEKAEEKELVVRVKKECANYIDYPEKFLKEIENTNFKRRLIDLV, encoded by the coding sequence ATGGATTCCCTTGGAATTCAATTTTGTGAAATGGGGTTTGTGAAACAAGTTCAAATTTCATCAAGACAACTCAAtagtttttcaaataaaaatgagaaaactgTGTGTGGTTTGAGAAATGGACCAAGAAAACCCATGTGGAGGTCAAGGGTTTTGTCCTCAGAGGCAATACAAGCTGTCCAGTCTGTGAAATTAGCAAAATCATCTGATAAATTAGAGGAGTTGTTGAAAAACAAACTTAGTAGGCTATTGAAGGCTGATGTATTAGACGCCTTGACTGAGTTGCAAAGGCAAAATCAACTTCACTTGGCTCTCAAGGTGTTCAACTTTGTCAGGAACGAGGAGTGGTACACACCAGATTTATCTATGTTCAATAGTATGATAATGATGCTGGGCAAACACAAATTCATTGAAATGGCCGAACAACTCTTTGTGCACATGATAAAAGAAGGCCTGCAACCAGATAGCAGAACCTATACAGAGCTGATTGGGGCGTACTTTAGAGTAGATCTCATAGAGAAGGCCATGGCAATGTATGAACTGATGAAGATATCAGGATTCTGCCCAGATAAGTTGactatgagtattttgattaggAACCTTGAAAAGGCTGAAGAGAAAGAGCTTGTTGTTAGAGTAAAGAAAGAATGCGCCAACTATATTGACTATCCAGAGAAATTtctaaaagaaattgaaaatacCAAT